The Limnochorda sp. LNt genome includes a region encoding these proteins:
- a CDS encoding FGGY-family carbohydrate kinase, whose protein sequence is MVTSVAGLHETLFGQMTFHPQAEPRALYCMGSHFTGGLAMAWLAQALAPSGVPGEAAVASAIPFEELEAEAASCPPGTEGVLWLPFLVGGGTPGFDPALAAAWLGLRSGHWRPHLVRSVMEGVAFNLRESVELLQQAAVPVETIRVGAGGLRSPLWRNIVAGVLGRPLQCVEVGDVSALGAALMAGVGAGWWPSLAEASRAAVRLGPIVEPPADWVAAHEPLFRSYRQAVRHEDAVHHANPT, encoded by the coding sequence GTGGTGACCTCCGTCGCCGGCCTCCACGAGACGCTCTTCGGCCAGATGACTTTTCATCCTCAGGCGGAACCGCGTGCGCTGTACTGCATGGGCTCCCACTTCACCGGGGGCCTGGCCATGGCCTGGCTGGCCCAGGCGCTGGCCCCTTCTGGCGTGCCGGGGGAGGCTGCCGTCGCATCCGCCATCCCCTTCGAGGAGCTCGAGGCCGAGGCGGCGAGCTGCCCTCCGGGAACCGAGGGCGTACTGTGGCTGCCCTTCCTGGTCGGAGGCGGCACCCCGGGGTTCGACCCGGCTTTGGCCGCTGCTTGGCTGGGGCTGAGGTCGGGCCACTGGCGGCCGCATCTGGTGCGCTCCGTCATGGAGGGGGTCGCCTTCAACCTGCGGGAGTCGGTGGAGTTGCTCCAACAGGCCGCTGTGCCCGTGGAGACCATCCGTGTGGGAGCAGGCGGGCTGCGCAGCCCTCTGTGGCGCAACATCGTAGCCGGTGTGTTGGGGCGGCCGCTTCAGTGCGTGGAGGTCGGTGATGTATCCGCTTTGGGCGCCGCGCTCATGGCCGGCGTCGGGGCGGGATGGTGGCCAAGCCTGGCAGAAGCGAGTCGAGCGGCTGTGCGCCTGGGGCCCATCGTCGAGCCGCCTGCCGACTGGGTGGCCGCTCACGAACCTCTCTTTCGATCCTACCGTCAGGCCGTCCGGCATGAGGACGCCGTTCACCACGCCAACCCGACGTAA